A window of the Virgibacillus pantothenticus genome harbors these coding sequences:
- a CDS encoding ABC transporter ATP-binding protein, which yields MIQLKKISKSYKQGKEQVPVLHNIDLTIEQGEYVSIMGPSGSGKSTIMNIIGCLDIPTSGEYTLEGMDMLAGKNNELATIRNRFIGFVFQSFNLLPRLSALENVELPLIYAKVGKKERRERAIEALEKVGLGDRLYFKPTQLSGGQKQRVAIARAIVNNPKFVLADEPTGALDSKSGEQVMEIFTNLNKEGVTVVLVTHEQEIAVYTNRTIFLRDGRILKDERRAVHA from the coding sequence ATGATTCAATTGAAGAAGATTTCTAAATCCTATAAACAAGGAAAAGAACAAGTCCCGGTTCTACATAACATTGATCTAACCATTGAGCAAGGGGAATATGTGTCAATTATGGGGCCTTCGGGATCGGGAAAATCTACGATCATGAATATTATTGGTTGTTTGGATATACCTACTTCTGGAGAATATACGCTTGAAGGGATGGATATGCTCGCAGGCAAGAATAATGAGCTGGCGACAATCCGCAATCGTTTTATCGGTTTTGTGTTTCAAAGCTTTAATTTACTACCTCGTTTATCAGCGTTAGAAAATGTAGAGCTCCCACTGATCTATGCGAAAGTTGGTAAAAAAGAGCGAAGAGAACGGGCAATTGAAGCTCTTGAAAAGGTAGGTTTAGGGGATCGGCTTTATTTTAAGCCGACCCAGCTCTCGGGTGGACAAAAGCAACGGGTGGCAATTGCAAGAGCGATTGTCAACAATCCAAAATTTGTGCTGGCTGATGAGCCGACTGGAGCACTTGATTCTAAATCAGGTGAGCAAGTGATGGAAATTTTTACAAATCTTAATAAAGAGGGAGTAACGGTTGTTTTAGTGACACATGAGCAGGAAATAGCTGTGTATACAAATCGAACCATTTTCCTTCGTGACGGCCGGATTCTTAAGGATGAAAGGAGAGCAGTCCATGCTTGA
- a CDS encoding ABC transporter permease produces the protein MLDNIKLSFQSIFAHKMRSILTMLGVIIGIAAIIAIVSMIEGQKESLKSEVIGTGNNSVTVMFQSDSAVDMMSGEYIGDVEEDPKPDVLLPVSQERLQEAADLDVVKNVALFYQNYAEVFHLNNYLNAEIYATDERYLTSFPINILEGRKITSLEYDKGHQVAIINEEMRDSLFPEDGMAVNKVIEVNAVPFRVVGVYVDQKVNEDSMWMMDESEGKMLIPKAAWPHLGSFNDLPQALVQAKRSDDIEKAGQAVADVLNQDIPAESTWHYSIPNVDEIIGDIEEVNRSFTMLLGGIASISLLVGGIGVMNIMLVSVTERTREIGIKKALGAKRGIILAQFLTEAAVLTSIGGVVGILLGVGTAKAISHFAKLPFAIPVPAIIGSVLFSMIIGIVFGLLPSMKAAKMKPIDALRYE, from the coding sequence ATGCTTGATAATATTAAACTTTCTTTCCAGTCCATCTTTGCCCATAAAATGCGGTCCATCTTAACAATGCTTGGAGTGATCATTGGTATTGCAGCGATTATTGCTATTGTCTCTATGATTGAGGGGCAGAAAGAAAGCTTAAAGTCTGAAGTGATTGGGACTGGCAACAACTCGGTTACAGTCATGTTTCAATCGGACAGTGCTGTTGACATGATGTCGGGAGAATATATTGGCGATGTAGAGGAGGATCCGAAGCCGGATGTATTGTTACCTGTATCGCAAGAACGTTTGCAAGAAGCAGCTGATTTAGATGTCGTAAAGAATGTTGCACTTTTTTATCAAAATTATGCAGAAGTGTTCCATCTAAACAACTATTTGAATGCAGAAATTTATGCGACAGATGAACGATATTTGACATCTTTTCCAATAAATATTTTAGAAGGTAGAAAAATAACTTCTTTAGAATATGATAAAGGTCATCAGGTAGCAATAATCAATGAAGAGATGAGAGATAGCCTATTTCCAGAAGATGGCATGGCCGTCAATAAAGTTATTGAGGTGAATGCTGTTCCATTTCGAGTAGTAGGAGTCTATGTAGATCAGAAAGTTAATGAAGATAGTATGTGGATGATGGATGAAAGTGAAGGGAAAATGCTAATTCCCAAAGCTGCCTGGCCTCATTTGGGTAGCTTTAACGACTTGCCACAAGCCCTTGTACAGGCCAAACGTTCGGATGATATAGAGAAAGCAGGACAAGCAGTGGCTGATGTATTGAACCAAGACATCCCAGCTGAGTCTACCTGGCACTACAGTATTCCAAATGTAGATGAGATTATCGGCGATATTGAAGAAGTCAATCGTTCCTTTACTATGCTTTTAGGTGGAATAGCCAGTATCTCCCTGCTAGTGGGGGGAATTGGCGTGATGAATATTATGCTTGTATCAGTAACAGAAAGAACCCGTGAAATTGGTATTAAAAAGGCCTTAGGAGCAAAGCGGGGGATAATTCTAGCCCAGTTTTTGACAGAAGCCGCTGTTTTGACAAGTATTGGAGGAGTAGTTGGTATTTTATTGGGAGTAGGAACAGCAAAAGCGATTTCCCACTTTGCTAAACTTCCATTTGCTATACCCGTTCCAGCGATCATCGGTTCTGTGTTGTTTTCCATGATTATTGGGATTGTATTTGGCCTGCTTCCATCTATGAAGGCAGCCAAAATGAAACCTATTGATGCACTGCGTTATGAATAA